A genomic segment from Flavobacterium sp. 9R encodes:
- a CDS encoding RluA family pseudouridine synthase: MKIISTKNNLQVLHEDNHLIVVNKRVGDLVQGDKTGDKPLSEVVKEYLKEKYNKPGEVFLGIVHRLDRPTTGIVVFARTSKALTRMNELFSNRETKKTYWAVVKNKPEKPQAQLVHYLKRNEKNNTSKAHTKEVPDSKLASLDYTIIKELTNYFALEINLHTGRHHQIRAQLAAINCPIKGDLKYGFDRSNPDGGIHLHARKLVFVHPVSKEPLSITAPVPDDVIWKAI; encoded by the coding sequence CTACCAAAAACAATCTTCAAGTCCTTCACGAAGACAATCACTTGATTGTAGTGAACAAACGAGTGGGCGATTTGGTACAAGGAGATAAAACAGGCGACAAACCACTTTCGGAAGTAGTCAAAGAATACCTTAAAGAAAAATACAACAAACCTGGAGAAGTATTTCTAGGAATAGTACATCGGTTAGACAGACCTACTACGGGAATTGTAGTTTTTGCTAGAACCAGCAAAGCGTTGACCAGAATGAATGAACTGTTTAGCAACCGAGAAACTAAAAAAACCTATTGGGCTGTGGTTAAAAACAAACCCGAAAAACCGCAAGCCCAATTGGTTCATTACCTTAAAAGAAACGAAAAAAACAATACTTCAAAAGCACATACCAAAGAAGTTCCTGATAGCAAATTGGCGAGTTTGGACTATACCATTATCAAAGAACTCACGAATTATTTTGCTTTAGAAATCAATCTACACACCGGAAGACATCACCAAATTAGAGCGCAATTAGCTGCAATAAATTGTCCAATAAAAGGCGATTTGAAATATGGTTTTGACCGAAGCAATCCTGATGGCGGCATTCATTTGCACGCGAGAAAATTGGTCTTTGTTCATCCCGTTTCAAAAGAACCCTTATCAATTACAGCACCCGTTCCAGACGATGTTATTTGGAAAGCGATTTGA